From one Mya arenaria isolate MELC-2E11 chromosome 4, ASM2691426v1 genomic stretch:
- the LOC128229902 gene encoding uncharacterized PE-PGRS family protein PE_PGRS10-like, whose protein sequence is MLRLSAFLLLGACSLGVIAGRSTYGGSLSGGNGGFAGLLGASRNGVLNGIGSMGAGAVNMPVFAYAPFLPNSGAGSGSFGSRMGFAGFGGPSLSGPGAGRTGSSGSYGSSGGAGIAGIAGLSSSLRMRSRNGNAGGLVNIGPNVVDFVPLSTSSFSLFPTRSDMIPVNGMVAGGINTNAGGMGAIGMNSNAGSMGAGGMNAITGGMGAGGMNDDAGGMAIGGMNANTGGMGAVGNGGAGAVAGTGMGSMDAAAMNAVMNAGGMGGLAGGISAGTASNARNTGIAANMAAVDMGAAIVAMNSMARAERNAGMNAGINSAIGGGMNSGMGGVDVGGSTGGVNAAMVSVAMVPSAGTGNASPMNLGGKGDAISGGIAGFGMQGLTHIGNGCYIDEAGNIVKLGEGVAGVAGAGNSGYGR, encoded by the exons ATGCTGAGATTGTCCGCATTTCTATTGTTGGGGGCCTGCTCCTTGGGGGTGATCGCCGGACGCAGTACCTACGGCGGAAGTTTGA GTGGCGGAAATGGCGGATTTGCCGGGCTTCTCGGGGCTTCACGAAATGGTGTCCTCAACGGGATTGGCAGCATGGGCGCAG GTGCCGTCAACATGCCAGTCTTTGCCTACGCGCCATTTCTGCCAAATAGCGGTGCTGGATCTGGTTCATTCGGATCAAGAATGGGCTTTGCTGGTTTTGGTGGACCCAGCTTAAGCGGTCCGGGAGCAGGTAGAACAGGAAGTTCTGGTTCCTATGGCTCAAGCGGTGGCGCAGGTATTGCAGGTATTGCAGGTTTAAGCAGCAGTCTTCGTATGCGCTCCCGAAACGGAAATGCTGGTGGCCTCGTCAACATTGGACCAAATGTTGTTGATTTCGTCCCTCTGTCCACGTCTTCATTCAGTCTCTTCCCTACCCGATCCGATATGATCCCAGTTAATGGTATGGTTGCTGGTGGCATTAACACGAACGCCGGTGGTATGGGCGCAATTGGCATGAACTCGAACGCCGGGAGTATGGGCGCAGGTGGCATGAACGCGATCACCGGTGGTATGGGCGCAGGTGGCATGAACGACGACGCCGGTGGTATGGCCATAGGTGGCATGAACGCGAACACCGGTGGTATGGGCGCTGTAGGAAACGGTGGTGCAGGAGCAGTTGCGGGAACGGGTATGGGTAGCATGGACGCCGCTGCCATGAACGCTGTTATGAACGCAGGAGGTATGGGCGGTCTTGCAGGAGGGATTAGCGCAGGAACTGCATCGAATGCCAGAAATACTGGTATTGCTGCTAACATGGCTGCTGTTGATATGGGTGCTGCGATAGTCGCTATGAATTCCATGGCCAGAGCTGAAAGGAACGCTGGCATGAACGCTGGCATAAACTCGGCCATTGGAGGAGGAATGAACAGTGGTATGGGCGGCGTTGACGTTGGTGGTTCAACTG GCGGAGTGAACGCAGCGATGGTGTCTGTGGCCATGGTGCCGTCGGCTGGTACCGGAAATGCCAGTCCGATGAATTTAGGTGGCAAAGGAGATGCCATCAGCGGCGGTATCGCAGGGTTCGGTATGCAGGGCCTCACTCACATTGGAAACGGATGTTACATCGACGAAG CCGGCAACATTGTGAAGCTTGGTGAGGGAGTAGCAGGAGTGGCGGGGGCCGGAAACAGCGGTTACGGTCGCTAG
- the LOC128230199 gene encoding uncharacterized PE-PGRS family protein PE_PGRS10-like: MGLAGFGGPSLGGQGAGRPGSSGSYGSSSNTGIAGIAGLSSGLRMRPRNGNGGALINIGPNVVDFVPLSTSSFSLFPSRPNTIPVNGMVAGGINTNTGGIGANGINANAGAMGAGGMNVNAVGIGAGSMNGNGGAGAAAGAGMGSMNAAAVNAAMNAGGKSGLAVGMNTGTALNAGNTGISANMAAVDMGAAIVSMNSMAGAGRNAGMNDVMNGGRSSAIGGGINDSGMRAIGAGIGGGNAGVGGSTGEVNAAMVSVAMVPSAGTGNAGQMNLGGRGDAISTGIAGFGMQGLTHIGNGCYIDEAGDIVKLGSGAAGVAGAGNSGYGR; this comes from the exons ATGGGTTTAGCTGGTTTTGGTGGACCCAGCCTTGGCGGTCAAGGAGCAGGTAGACCAGGCAGTTCTGGTTCCTACGGCTCAAGTAGTAACACAGGTATCGCAGGTATTGCAGGTTTAAGCAGCGGTCTTCGAATGCGCCCGCGAAACGGAAATGGTGGTGCCCTCATCAACATTGGACCAAATGTTGTTGATTTCGTCCCTTTGTCCACGTCTTCATTCAGTCTCTTCCCTAGTCGCCCCAATACGATCCCAGTTAACGGCATGGTTGCTGGTGGCATTAACACGAACACCGGTGGTATAGGCGCAAATGGCATAAACGCGAACGCCGGTGCTATGGGCGCAGGTGGCATGAACGTGAACGCCGTTGGTATTGGCGCTGGAAGTATGAATGGAAACGGAGGTGCAGGAGCCGCTGCGGGAGCGGGTATGGGCAGCATGAACGCCGCTGCCGTGAACGCTGCTATGAACGCAGGAGGTAAGAGCGGTCTTGCAGTAGGGATGAACACAGGAACTGCATTGAATGCCGGAAATACTGGTATTAGTGCTAACATGGCTGCTGTTGATATGGGTGCTGCGATAGTCTCTATGAATTCCATGGCCGGAGCTGGAAGGAACGCTGGCATGAACGACGTTATGAACGGTGGCAGGAGCTCGGCCATTGGAGGAGGAATAAACGACAGCGGTATGAGAGCCATCGGAGCTGGTATAGGCGGTGGTAATGCTGGCGTTGGTGGTTCAACTG GCGAAGTGAACGCAGCGATGGTGTCTGTGGCCATGGTGCCGTCGGCTGGTACCGGAAATGCCGGTCAAATGAATTTAGGTGGCAGGGGAGATGCCATCAGCACCGGCATCGCAGGGTTCGGGATGCAGGGCCTCACTCACATTGGAAACGGATGTTACATCGACGAAG CTGGCGACATTGTGAAGCTTGGTTCGGGAGCAGCAGGAGTGGCGGGGGCCGGAAACAGCGGTTACGGCCGCTAG